From the genome of Impatiens glandulifera chromosome 9, dImpGla2.1, whole genome shotgun sequence, one region includes:
- the LOC124913700 gene encoding OVARIAN TUMOR DOMAIN-containing deubiquitinating enzyme 12-like — MISYDQDPDVVRWGLQLFDGDPFSNCGYCGMVMQNHVDCYLDQYNKDGCFDLESTNAENSFFTFTLQDELSRLTVNEVTDSPNEGDGNVQPSFCQQDWLDQSMENFTNGIGRDSEWCQGIDNGHEEAQNLGTCSIPDRNLNYGDQWTYSQEPMDGYELDGEIGKRLTQMVSIPHVPKINGEIPSFDEATLDHQRLLDRLQLYDLVECKVLGDGNCQFRALSDQIYRTSEHHEFVRQQIVDQIQSCPEIYEGYVPMDFPDYINKMSKTGEWGDHVTLQAAADTYGVKIFVITSFKDTCYIEILPHDQRSQRVIFLSFWSEVHYNSIYPEGDVPTTVSRKKKVQWEAEDNFLETTDE; from the exons ATGATCTCTTACGATCAAGATCCCGATGTTGTTCGATGGGGACTCCAGCTCTTCGATGGTGATCCATTCTCCAATTGTGGCTACTGTGGGATGGTCATGCAAAATCATGTGGACTGTTACCTTGACCAGTACAATAAAGACGGCTGTTTTGATTTAGAATCAACCAATGCAGAGAATAGTTTCTTTACATTTACTCTTCAGGATGAATTATCTCGACTTACTGTTAATGAAGTAACTGATTCTCCCAATGAAGGGGATGGAAATGTCCAACCATCATTTTGTCAACAAGATTGGCTGGATCAGTCTATGGAAAATTTCACTAATGGTATTGGGAGAGACTCAGAATGGTGCCAAG GCATTGACAACGGCCATGAGGAAGCTCAAAATCTAGGAACTTGTTCTATCCCCGACAGAAATTTGAACTACGGGGATCAGTGGACTTATTCACAAGAGCCTATGGATGGGTATGAACTTGATGGTGAAATAGGCAAAAGGCTGACTCAGATGGTTTCTATTCCA CATGTTCCCAAGATAAATGGAGAAATACCTTCTTTTGATGAAGCGACATTAGATCATCAAAGACTTTTGGACAG GTTGCAGCTTTATGATTTGGTAGAGTGTAAAGTTCTGGGAGACGGGAACTGTCAG TTTCGGGCTCTGTCAGACCAGATTTATCGTACTTCTGAGCACCATGAGTTTGTGAGACAGCAAATTGTTGATCAG ATTCAATCTTGTCCCGAAATATATGAGGGATATGTCCCCATGGATTTTCCTGACTACATAAACAAGATGTCAAA GACTGGTGAGTGGGGTGATCACGTCACTTTGCAGGCAGCTGCAGATACG TATGgtgtaaaaatatttgttataacaTCATTCAAGGATACGTGCTATATTGAGATTCTTCCACATGATCAGAGGTCACAACGAG TTATATTCTTAAGCTTTTGGTCTGAGGTGCACTACAACTCAATATATCCAGAAGGAG ATGTACCGACAACTGTGTCGAGGAAAAAGAAAGTGCAATGGGAGGCAGAAGACAATTTTTTGGAAACAACAGATGAGTGA
- the LOC124915503 gene encoding kiwellin-like: protein MAAVSSISSLLIVLLFLHFSASFLPTTTALSSCNGQCRTLNDCAGQLICISGRCNDDPNVGTRICGGGGSPPAPSDGSCKPSGTLNCKGKSYSTYDCSPPVTSSTPAKLTNNDFSEGGDGGAPSECDEQFHSNSERVVALSTGWYSGGSRCGRTIRIRASNGRTTTAKVVDECDSRNGCDAEHAGQPPCKNNIVDGSDAVWNALGLNVDLGVVDVTWSMV from the coding sequence atggcTGCAGTATCCTCAATCTCATCCTTGCTTATAGTTTTACTCTTTCTCCATTTCTCCGCTTCTTTTCTTCCCACTACCACTGCTTTATCATCTTGCAATGGTCAATGCCGGACGTTGAACGACTGCGCAGGCCAACTCATCTGTATCTCCGGTCGTTGTAACGACGACCCTAACGTTGGGACCCGCATATGTGGCGGCGGTGGATCACCTCCAGCTCCATCTGATGGTTCATGTAAACCGTCGGGAACTCTTAATTGTAAAGGAAAAAGTTACAGTACCTATGATTGTTCGCCACCGGTTACCTCATCTACTCCAGCCAAGTTGACCAACAATGATTTCAGCGAGGGCGGGGACGGGGGTGCGCCGTCTGAGTGCGACGAGCAGTTCCATTCGAACTCGGAAAGGGTGGTGGCGTTGTCGACGGGTTGGTACAGTGGAGGGTCGCGGTGCGGGAGGACGATAAGGATCAGGGCTAGTAATGGACGGACCACAACTGCCAAGGTGGTGGATGAGTGCGATTCTAGGAACGGTTGTGATGCTGAGCATGCTGGTCAACCGCCGTGTAAGAACAACATTGTTGATGGATCGGACGCAGTTTGGAATGCTTTAGGATTGAACGTTGACTTAGGTGTCGTGGATGTCACTTGGTCAATGGTCTAG